In Nocardia sputorum, a single genomic region encodes these proteins:
- the hemC gene encoding hydroxymethylbilane synthase, which yields MTMVHQEGSTTADGTRAPWRIGTRGSLLALTQAGTVRDALIAAGQPAELVVIKTAGDLSSDPVQKIGVGVFTSALRDELAAGAIDIAVHSYKDLPTAQDPRFTIAAIPPREDPRDALVARDGLVLGELPAGAKVGTSAPRRAAQLRALGLGLDVVPLRGNLDTRLRKVSEGELDAVVVARAGLARIDRLDAVTEALEPVQMLSAPAQGALAVECRSDHAALVEILSGLDDAATRASVIAERSLLAELEAGCTAPIGALAEVVESLDDEGRIVDELSLRACAAAVDGSDVLRASVVGAPADAAELGRALARELLDMGARDLLATEPDDGPPTRAVNSPATDLPNPSPMENSR from the coding sequence ATGACCATGGTCCACCAAGAAGGCAGCACGACCGCGGACGGCACCCGCGCCCCGTGGCGGATCGGCACCCGCGGCAGCCTGCTCGCGCTCACCCAGGCGGGCACGGTGCGCGACGCGCTGATCGCGGCCGGGCAGCCGGCCGAGCTGGTCGTCATCAAGACCGCCGGTGACCTGTCGTCGGACCCGGTGCAGAAGATCGGCGTCGGCGTGTTCACCTCCGCGCTGCGCGACGAGCTGGCGGCGGGCGCGATCGACATCGCCGTGCACTCCTACAAGGATCTGCCCACCGCGCAGGACCCGCGCTTCACCATCGCCGCCATCCCGCCCAGGGAGGACCCGCGCGACGCGCTGGTCGCGCGCGACGGGCTGGTGCTCGGCGAGCTGCCCGCGGGCGCCAAGGTGGGCACTTCCGCGCCGCGGCGCGCCGCCCAGCTGCGGGCGCTCGGACTCGGCTTGGACGTCGTCCCGCTGCGCGGCAACCTGGACACCCGGCTGCGCAAGGTCAGCGAGGGTGAACTGGACGCCGTCGTGGTGGCCAGAGCCGGACTGGCCCGCATCGACCGGCTGGACGCGGTGACCGAGGCGCTGGAGCCGGTGCAGATGCTGTCGGCTCCCGCCCAGGGCGCGCTCGCGGTGGAATGCCGCAGCGACCACGCCGCCCTGGTGGAGATCCTGTCCGGCCTGGACGACGCGGCCACCCGGGCCTCGGTGATCGCCGAGCGGTCCCTGCTGGCCGAACTGGAAGCGGGCTGCACCGCGCCGATCGGCGCGCTCGCCGAGGTCGTCGAATCGCTCGACGACGAGGGGCGGATCGTGGACGAGCTGTCGCTGCGCGCGTGCGCCGCGGCCGTCGACGGATCCGACGTGCTGCGGGCGTCGGTGGTCGGCGCCCCGGCCGACGCGGCGGAGCTCGGCCGCGCGCTCGCCCGCGAGTTGCTCGACATGGGTGCGCGCGACTTGCTCGCCACCGAACCGGACGACGGTCCCCCCACCCGGGCGGTGAATTCGCCCGCCACAGACTTGCCCAACCCCAGCCCAATGGAGAACAGCCGATGA
- a CDS encoding glutamyl-tRNA reductase: protein MSVLLVGISHRSAPVPVLEKVAVTDADRPKLIDRLIASSHVSEAMIVSTCNRVEVYAVVDAFHGGLAEIGDLLTKHSGLPMPDLTKHAYVRYSEAAAEHLFAVASGLDSMVVGEQQVLSQIRGAYASADAQSAVGRTLHELAQHALRVGKRVHAETGIDRAGASVVSVALDRAQQVLGPLAGRTAAVVGAGAMGGLAVAHLSRAGIGRIIVVNRTIERARRLAETARTHGVEAEAMELSRLTEAMAATDVVVTCTGAVGAVVTLADTHRALTDRERGEEATVERPLVFCDLGLPRDVEHAVAGLPGVTLIDIETLQRDPAAGAAADDTAAARSIVADELARYLAGQRMAEVTPTVAALRQRAAEVVEAELLRLDSRLPGLADPERDEVARTVRRVVDKLLHAPTVRVKQLASTPGGDSYAEALRELFELKPGAAQAVAAPMEITTLAGDHAELSDGEIALADDFTAGHRGEEQGQTA, encoded by the coding sequence ATGAGCGTTCTCCTCGTCGGCATCTCGCACCGCAGCGCGCCGGTCCCCGTGCTGGAGAAGGTGGCCGTCACCGACGCCGATCGGCCGAAGCTGATCGACCGGCTGATCGCCTCCAGCCATGTGTCCGAGGCGATGATCGTGTCCACCTGCAACCGGGTGGAGGTCTACGCGGTGGTCGACGCCTTCCACGGCGGTCTCGCCGAGATCGGCGACCTGCTGACCAAGCACTCCGGCCTGCCGATGCCCGATCTGACCAAGCACGCCTACGTCCGCTACTCCGAGGCCGCCGCCGAGCATCTGTTCGCGGTGGCCAGCGGCCTGGATTCGATGGTCGTCGGCGAGCAGCAGGTGCTCAGCCAGATCCGCGGCGCCTACGCCTCCGCCGACGCGCAGAGCGCGGTCGGGCGCACCTTGCACGAGCTGGCGCAGCACGCGCTGCGGGTCGGCAAGCGGGTGCACGCCGAGACGGGCATCGACCGCGCGGGCGCGTCGGTGGTGTCGGTCGCGCTGGACCGCGCGCAGCAGGTGCTCGGCCCGCTGGCCGGGCGGACCGCCGCGGTGGTCGGCGCGGGCGCGATGGGCGGGCTCGCGGTCGCGCATCTCTCGCGCGCCGGGATCGGCCGGATCATCGTGGTGAACCGCACGATCGAGCGGGCCCGCAGACTCGCCGAGACCGCGCGCACGCACGGCGTCGAGGCCGAGGCGATGGAGCTGTCGCGGCTCACCGAGGCGATGGCCGCCACCGACGTGGTGGTCACCTGTACCGGTGCGGTCGGCGCGGTCGTGACGCTCGCCGACACCCACCGCGCGCTCACCGACCGCGAGCGCGGCGAGGAAGCCACGGTCGAGCGGCCGTTGGTGTTCTGCGATCTCGGATTGCCGCGCGACGTCGAGCACGCTGTGGCCGGCCTGCCCGGTGTCACGCTCATCGACATCGAGACGTTGCAGCGCGATCCGGCCGCGGGCGCCGCCGCCGACGACACCGCGGCCGCCCGGTCGATCGTCGCCGACGAACTGGCCAGATATCTGGCCGGACAGCGGATGGCCGAGGTCACCCCCACGGTGGCCGCGCTACGCCAGCGCGCCGCCGAGGTGGTCGAGGCCGAACTGCTCCGGCTGGATTCGCGGCTGCCCGGCCTCGCCGACCCGGAGCGTGACGAGGTCGCGCGCACGGTGCGCCGGGTGGTCGACAAGCTGCTGCACGCGCCGACGGTGCGGGTCAAGCAGCTCGCGTCCACGCCGGGCGGCGACAGCTACGCCGAGGCGCTGCGCGAATTGTTCGAATTGAAGCCCGGTGCGGCCCAGGCGGTCGCCGCGCCGATGGAGATCACCACGCTCGCCGGCGATCACGCCGAGCTCAGCGACGGGGAGATCGCGCTGGCCGACGATTTCACCGCAGGCCATCGCGGCGAGGAACAGGGGCAGACGGCATGA
- a CDS encoding redox-sensing transcriptional repressor Rex — MTEQHEAPSGVSGRALQKDIPQATVARLATYLRVLAMLADDGVAIVSSEELAVAAGVNSAKLRKDLSFLGPNGVRGVGYDVAKLRSRIEDVLGLSQGHRVVLVGAGNLGRALVGYGGFQRRGFTVVGILDSDPEVIGMPVAGLVVRDVAELAAAVAELEPTIAVITVPDDAAQDVCDRLVASGLQSILSFAPCELVAPATVEVRRVDLAVEMQMLSFERVRNAEQSPLPEVAHAGSGRIAHRLPTPHAAQAHPALQHSTTPHTTTSHTATEPSSKGSVVTP; from the coding sequence GTGACAGAGCAGCATGAGGCGCCGAGCGGCGTCTCCGGCAGGGCTCTGCAGAAGGACATCCCGCAGGCCACCGTCGCGCGGCTGGCTACCTATCTTCGGGTCCTCGCCATGTTGGCCGACGACGGTGTTGCCATCGTATCGAGTGAGGAACTGGCTGTCGCGGCGGGTGTCAATTCGGCCAAATTGCGCAAGGATCTCTCCTTCCTCGGCCCCAACGGAGTTCGCGGCGTCGGCTACGACGTGGCCAAGCTCCGCTCCCGCATCGAGGACGTGCTCGGCTTGTCGCAGGGGCACCGCGTCGTGCTGGTCGGCGCGGGGAATCTGGGCCGGGCCCTGGTCGGCTACGGCGGGTTCCAGCGGCGCGGTTTCACCGTGGTCGGCATTCTCGACAGCGACCCCGAGGTGATCGGCATGCCGGTCGCCGGCCTGGTGGTGCGCGACGTGGCCGAGCTGGCGGCGGCGGTCGCCGAGCTGGAGCCGACCATCGCGGTCATCACGGTTCCCGACGACGCGGCCCAGGACGTGTGCGACCGGCTCGTCGCGTCGGGTCTGCAGTCGATTTTGAGCTTCGCGCCCTGCGAGCTGGTCGCACCGGCGACCGTCGAGGTCCGGCGCGTCGACCTGGCCGTCGAGATGCAGATGCTGTCGTTCGAACGGGTGCGCAACGCCGAGCAGTCCCCGCTGCCGGAGGTCGCGCACGCCGGATCCGGCCGCATCGCGCACCGCCTGCCGACCCCGCACGCGGCGCAGGCGCACCCGGCACTCCAGCACTCGACAACCCCGCATACGACAACCTCGCATACGGCAACGGAGCCAAGCAGCAAGGGATCGGTGGTCACACCATGA
- a CDS encoding glutaredoxin family protein codes for MTNPTHSVTLLTRAGCGLCATALEQLRVICAEFGIEPGTVDVDEAAVTDPGLRAEYGDRLPVVLLDGREHSYFDVDETRLRADLKR; via the coding sequence ATGACCAATCCCACACATTCGGTGACATTGCTGACTCGCGCGGGCTGTGGACTGTGTGCGACAGCACTGGAACAGCTGCGCGTGATCTGCGCCGAATTCGGTATCGAACCGGGCACCGTCGACGTCGACGAAGCCGCCGTTACCGACCCTGGCCTGCGGGCGGAGTACGGCGACCGGCTTCCCGTCGTCCTGCTCGACGGCCGCGAACACAGCTATTTCGATGTCGACGAGACCCGATTGCGGGCGGACCTGAAGCGCTGA